Part of the Catalinimonas alkaloidigena genome is shown below.
ACAGTGTTCAGTACCTGTACTTTTAGCGGGTTGTATACTGCTTCTATGTCTTCAAATCCTTCTTTCAGGGCTTTGATGGTAGCGGGCGAACGATCTTCAGGAGCATATATCTTAAAAGTTTCAATTCCATTTTCTGGAGCCATCCACAGTTCAATGATCATAAAAGCATGGAATGCATGTGAAGCTGTAGCCGCAATGCAGAAAAGCAGTTCATCAATTTCCAGATCCTGACGTGCGACAAGGTAGGCCCCCTGCGTCTTCAGCAAACCAGACAGATAAGTATCTTCCTTATCGGCATAGCGATATACGCAGAGGTAAGGAAGCGGCTTGTCAATAAAGAGCTTACCTCCCTCCGGTAAGCGTCGGTTCACACTCTTGCCATTCGAGAGCGAGCGACACACGTAATTAATGAATGTTTTTTCCAGACTCATGCTTTCACTTTGAAGATCTCTTCAGCCGCTTCACGTACCGGCAGCATAGAAGAAATAAATAACTCTCTAAGGTGTTTAAGCTGATCCTGATTGGCTTCTCCAGTCCACTCGTTCATAAAAAACTTCTTCACTTCTACAGGCAGCACACACACCCTGTCTCCATAGTGATCGTTGATCCACTTACTGAAATAACCTCCCTTAAATTTCACATTCTCCCGCACGTCCAGATGCCTCCCTTCAAAATTATATTCCCTGAAGCTTTGTATCAGCGTATCCACCACAGCAGCCCATTGCTTGCGGTTCATGTTCTGCGTGCCGATGTTGATTTCCGGATTCTCCTCAGGACTGGCGTAACGGTCTACACCTTCCCGACGAAAGTTGTAAGAATGAAAATCATACACGACCAGCCAGGGATGCTTCAGTAGCAGTTGATCCAGATGATCGGCGAGCTGCCGGTAAAAATTATCGTAAACATTCAGGGATTTTTCTATCAGCTCGGCAGGGACGTCTTCTTTCCATACCTGTAAACCCCAGCTATCTTTAGGTTTTGAGTACACTGCCTTTTCCCTTGGCCGATTGACATCTACCTCAAAGCGGGAGTTGTGTACTTTTATCGTATTGTCGGATATATGTAGCCACTCCGTCGTGAAGGGGTCTTCTTCTCTCAGACGCTCTGTCTCATTCAGGTTCAGGTAAGGCAGAAGTTCAGGCCTGATCTGATGCCCATTGTGTATGGCCGCCGTCACGATGGGGCTATCTCCAGTATTGATTTCTATGTGTACCATAACCGTAGAAGTACAATTTGGAAACCATTCTTATCCGGATAGAATCAATTGAGTAAGTGGCAACCCCTTATCAATCGCATAAAAAAGGCTTTTTTTATAGAAATAATGGCCGTCTAAATTTTCTGTCTATAAAAAATTCATCCTTATGAATGGCTATCAGTTGAGGTCAGAAAATGTGGACTTCTACCTCATAGTAGTGGCGATTTGGCTACAAAAGTTGCTCAACACACGCATGCATTTCATTTGTTTTGCACAGGATAAGGCTCATTCTTTTTTATTATATTGTTGGTTCAACTACCGGATCAAAACATGAAAATAAATGTTCAGACTGTGCTCATTCTTTTTTTCAGTCTTGGCAGTGCTATGATGAGTACACAGTTTCCGGTGGATCAACAGTTCTCCAGCATGATCGCTCTAGCCATGTTCTTTACTTTCTTTTGTGGCCTTGTTACCATTTATGGACACATGAGCGCAGTAGAAAAGAAGAGCAGTACCATTAAGCAGAGCCGAAAAGTCCTGACAATGCTGAACTTTGCCTGCCTCCTCATCATCTGTAGTACACTAGGCTGGATCATCGGAGGCGTAGTAGTGTATAGCCAGACCAACTTCTTCGCTTTCTCCATCATGCTATATTTTCTCGGCCTTCGTTTAGGTGCTTATCTGCAATTTCATTTATTAAGTTTGG
Proteins encoded:
- a CDS encoding N-formylglutamate amidohydrolase, which translates into the protein MVHIEINTGDSPIVTAAIHNGHQIRPELLPYLNLNETERLREEDPFTTEWLHISDNTIKVHNSRFEVDVNRPREKAVYSKPKDSWGLQVWKEDVPAELIEKSLNVYDNFYRQLADHLDQLLLKHPWLVVYDFHSYNFRREGVDRYASPEENPEINIGTQNMNRKQWAAVVDTLIQSFREYNFEGRHLDVRENVKFKGGYFSKWINDHYGDRVCVLPVEVKKFFMNEWTGEANQDQLKHLRELFISSMLPVREAAEEIFKVKA